TCGCACCATGACCATGAGTGAAGTGGGCTTAGATGCAGGCTTTTGGGGTGATTTATATATTGTTATGGGCGATAACTTAGGCAAAGGTGAGTTCACATTCCGCTTGCATTATAAACCGCTTATTCGCTGGTTATGGCTCGGAGGCATTTTAATGGCACTTGGCGCATTATGTTCTGCCATCAATTTGAAGAGAAAACGCGATGAATAAAAAGTTTATTTTGTTTTTACCACTGATTTTATTATTGAGCGTTTGCTTACTGCTTTTTGTTGGTTTGCATAAAGATCCAAAACAAATTGCCTCTGCACTCATTAATAAGCCCGTGCCGGAATTCTATCAAGCAAATTTGCTTGAACCGAGTCAAATCGTCAGCCCAAGAGATTTCCCAAAGAAACCTTTCCTGCTTAATGTGTGGGGAAGTTGGTGTGGCTATTGCCAACAAGAACACCCTCTCTTGATGGAAATTTCAAAAGAAGTCCCCATTGTTGGAATCGACTATCGTGACAAACCACAAAACGGTATTGCGATGCTAGAACGCATGGGCAATCCATTTATACTCACGATTGACGATAACCGTGGTGAGTTTGCGATGCAATTAGGCGTAGATGGTGCACCAGAGACCTATATTGTCGATGAACACGGCATGATCCGTTATCGTCATTCAGGGTATATGGATCGTGAAACGTGGCTCACTGAGATCAAACCAAAACTTGATGAATTAACTAAAAAGTAAAATGAAAAAATTAACCCGATTTCTGACCGCACTTTTACTTACTTTCGCCCTTTTTGCTCACGCAGAAATGGTGGATACCTATGCGTTTAAAAACCAAGCCGATCGTACTCGAGCTGTTGAACTGGCAAAATCTTTACGTTGCCCACAATGTCAGAATCAGAACTTAGTTGAGTCCAATTCGCCGATTGCTTATGACTTACGTATTGAAGTCTATAAAATGGTGGATGAAGGAAAAACGAATCAGCAAATTATCGACACCATGACTGCACGTTTCGGTAATTTCGTGAACTATAAGCCCCCTTTCCAATGGAATACTGCACTACTCTGGCTATTGCCTATTTTGCTATTAATTGGTGCTTTTGCGTTAATTTTGTTTTCCACTAAAAAATCAGAAGACGCCCCTAAACCACTTGAAAATCAAACTCATACAGCGCCTAAAGAAGAAAAAAGTGCGGTCAAATTTGAAACAAAATCCGCCATTTGGGTCTTTGCAATCTTATTGCTTCTTCCTTTAAGTTATTACTTCTCCCTTGATCGTTTTGAGCGTGTTCAGCAAGGTGAAAAAGAGATGATTGAGCTTGCCAACAAAAAAGTAGATACATCAATGGTGCACCAAAAAGAAGATATGGTGCTCAAAATTCAAAATAAAATTCGAGAAGATGTGAATAATCCTGAACTTTGGGCCCAGCTAGGTGATGCTTATATGCAAAATGATGAATTTGATCATGCGCTCATCGCCTATAGCAATGCAGAAAAAATTTCAGGCACAACACCCGCTATTTTAGGTCTCAAAGCGACCGCTCTTTATTATCAAGCCGGCCAAAATATCACACCACAAATCCAGCAAATAATGGATGAAGCGTTAAAACAAGATAAACATGAAATCTCGGTAATCACATTATTGGCGACTGAAGCTTTTAAAAATCATGAAGCTGAAAAAGCCAAAGCTTATTGGCAGCAATTATTAGATTCAGGTAATGCTGCCGTGGATCGTCGTACTGTCATCCAACGAATCAAAATGATAGACTATTTTGAAAAAGGACAAACCTCACAATAAGCTATGTCTCATTATTCAGAAAATATCATCATTGGAGCCGGTGCTGCTGGCTTATTTTGTGCCGCACAGTTAGGAAAGCTGGGCAAACAAGCCACCATTTTTGATAACGGTAAGAAAATTGGCCGAAAAATTTTAATGTCTGGCGGCGGATTCTGTAATTTCACCAATATGGAAATTACGTCTGGCCGTTATATCAGCCAGAACAAACACTTCGTCAAATCCGCCTTAAAACGTTATACACAATGGGATTTTATTGCTTTAGTCTATGAGTACGGCATTCCTTACCACGAAAAAGAATTAGGTCAGTTATTTTGTGATAACGGTGCAGAAGATATCGTGAAGATGCTCGGAAAAGAATGTGACAAATATGGTGTTAGCATTCAACTACGCAGCGAAGTGAGCGATGTCGAAGCCGTTGAAAACAATCCTAAAGTGCGGTTCAAATTAAAGGTAAATGCAGTTGAATGGCAATGCCAGAATTTAATTATCGCCACAGGTGGGCTCTCCATGCCCGGTTTAGGTGCTTCGCCTTTTGGCTATCAAATTGCAGAACAGTTTGGATTAAATGTAATTCCTCCGCGTGCAAGCCTTGTACCGTTCACATGGCGAGAAAGTGACAAATTCTACTCTGCACTCTCTGGCGTTTCATTAGATGTGGCGGCGACGAATCAACACAAAACCTTTACTCATCAAATGCTATTTACCCATCGTGGTTTATCTGGCCCAGCCATTTTGCAAATCTCCAATTATTGGCAACCTGGTGAAAGCATTCATTTAGATTTATTGCCTTATAACGATATTCGTCATCACCTAGATGAGATGCGTCAATCTTCGCCGAAATTGCAGCTTAAAACCGTATTAAGTCGCTTATTACCGAAAAAATTAGTCGAGCTTTGGTTAGAACAAGGCTTGATTCAAGATGAAGTGATTGCAAACTTAAGTAAAGTGCGATTAGAAAATTTAGAGAATTTAATCCACAATTGGCAATTCATTCCTAATGGCACTGAAGGCTACCGCACGGCTGAAGTCACAATGGGTGGAGTTGATACTCATGAGATTTCATCTAAAACCATGGAAGCCACAAAGATTAAAGGTCTCTATTTTATCGGTGAAGTGCTCGATGTTGTCGGCTGGTTAGGCGGTTATAACTTCCAATGGGCATGGAGTTCTGCTGCCGTTTGTGCAATGGGGATTGCTGAAAGTTAAGCCCCTTTCTACATTTAAAAGACACAAAGCTGATGTTCACGCATCAGCTTTTCTATTGTTTAAGACTTAAGAATTAGCGATTTTTAAAACGATATCTTCAATTTTTTTTGCAAAATATGTCGGGTTTTCTAAATGTGCATTATGACCAGCATCAGGAATAAGCGTTAAATTGAGTTGATTGGCTTCAGCCATTTGACGAAACTTCTGATCTCGCTCACCACAAAAATAAAAAAATGGCAGTAAACTTGACCGCACTTTCTCTCGAAAATCAGGCTGTTTGGCAAGGCTAGTTGCCAATAACATATTGCCTATATTAGGCCCCAAATTGGCTTTTCGCTTTTCAATTAATGACTTACGTTGCGGTCCATTTAAATGAGAAAACACAGGCTGTTGATACCAATCATCTAGCACTGTTTCAAGCTTTTCATCGAAAAACCGCTCAGCCCACATTTTGTCATTAACTAAACGGCTTTGTTTTTCTTGCTCAGACTGTAAACCTAAATTCGCGCCTTCTAAAATCACCGCTTGTAAATTGCCTCTTTGCACTTGAGCCTGCAATGCATAATATTGTGCAATTCGCCCACCAAGTGAATAACCGATAAGAATATAAGGTTCATCTTTTATGAGGCTTTGTATTTGGCTTTCAAGAAATTGAGCCGTTTGCTCAAAATCTTCAACCGCTACAGCTTTATTCTCTCCATGAAACGGTAAATCGAGAGAGAGACAACGAAAGTGCGGTAGATTTTCGATGACTTTTTGCCAGTCTGATTTTGTACCAAGTAAGCCGTGGAGGAAGATAAGATTGGTCATGATTTGTACGGAATACATAAAATTTAGGTCGGGTTGAGCCCGACCATATAGTAAAATGCATTAATCCTATGGCTTATCAATAATATCCACGTCTGAGAAGGTCTCGTTATATATAACGATATCATTTGGATCACTGCAACCCTCAATCAAACCATATTCACTTGAATTCACAATTTTTCCATCACGGAAATAAAAAATGTGTTCTTGCCAGCCTGTATAGCCACCATAGCTATTTTTCGCATTTACTCTGGCACAAACAATGTAGTATTTTAAGAAAACAGCTGGATTATAAGTATCTGTTTC
This portion of the Haemophilus parainfluenzae T3T1 genome encodes:
- a CDS encoding DsbE family thiol:disulfide interchange protein; translation: MNKKFILFLPLILLLSVCLLLFVGLHKDPKQIASALINKPVPEFYQANLLEPSQIVSPRDFPKKPFLLNVWGSWCGYCQQEHPLLMEISKEVPIVGIDYRDKPQNGIAMLERMGNPFILTIDDNRGEFAMQLGVDGAPETYIVDEHGMIRYRHSGYMDRETWLTEIKPKLDELTKK
- the nrfF gene encoding heme lyase NrfEFG subunit NrfF; its protein translation is MKKLTRFLTALLLTFALFAHAEMVDTYAFKNQADRTRAVELAKSLRCPQCQNQNLVESNSPIAYDLRIEVYKMVDEGKTNQQIIDTMTARFGNFVNYKPPFQWNTALLWLLPILLLIGAFALILFSTKKSEDAPKPLENQTHTAPKEEKSAVKFETKSAIWVFAILLLLPLSYYFSLDRFERVQQGEKEMIELANKKVDTSMVHQKEDMVLKIQNKIREDVNNPELWAQLGDAYMQNDEFDHALIAYSNAEKISGTTPAILGLKATALYYQAGQNITPQIQQIMDEALKQDKHEISVITLLATEAFKNHEAEKAKAYWQQLLDSGNAAVDRRTVIQRIKMIDYFEKGQTSQ
- a CDS encoding NAD(P)/FAD-dependent oxidoreductase; its protein translation is MSHYSENIIIGAGAAGLFCAAQLGKLGKQATIFDNGKKIGRKILMSGGGFCNFTNMEITSGRYISQNKHFVKSALKRYTQWDFIALVYEYGIPYHEKELGQLFCDNGAEDIVKMLGKECDKYGVSIQLRSEVSDVEAVENNPKVRFKLKVNAVEWQCQNLIIATGGLSMPGLGASPFGYQIAEQFGLNVIPPRASLVPFTWRESDKFYSALSGVSLDVAATNQHKTFTHQMLFTHRGLSGPAILQISNYWQPGESIHLDLLPYNDIRHHLDEMRQSSPKLQLKTVLSRLLPKKLVELWLEQGLIQDEVIANLSKVRLENLENLIHNWQFIPNGTEGYRTAEVTMGGVDTHEISSKTMEATKIKGLYFIGEVLDVVGWLGGYNFQWAWSSAAVCAMGIAES
- the menH gene encoding 2-succinyl-6-hydroxy-2,4-cyclohexadiene-1-carboxylate synthase; the encoded protein is MTNLIFLHGLLGTKSDWQKVIENLPHFRCLSLDLPFHGENKAVAVEDFEQTAQFLESQIQSLIKDEPYILIGYSLGGRIAQYYALQAQVQRGNLQAVILEGANLGLQSEQEKQSRLVNDKMWAERFFDEKLETVLDDWYQQPVFSHLNGPQRKSLIEKRKANLGPNIGNMLLATSLAKQPDFREKVRSSLLPFFYFCGERDQKFRQMAEANQLNLTLIPDAGHNAHLENPTYFAKKIEDIVLKIANS